DNA from Carassius carassius chromosome 25, fCarCar2.1, whole genome shotgun sequence:
ataaataacaatcAGCTTGAATCACTGATGGCGGAGGGACTATTCCGACGATGCTTTTAATACTTTCCTAGattttgacactgttatttatttggcagtctatgagacagtctcaagcctacaagttctcatccaaaatatcttaaattgagttctgaagatgaactaagcttttaagggtttggaacgacatggggtaagtgattaatgacaaaaatgttCATTTGGGACGGAATAACCCTTTAATGAGTGAGATCATTGTGGACACGTATGGAGGCGGAGCTTTCTCTGGAAAGGATTACACTAAATTGACCCTTTCAGTGGCCTATGTGGCCCGCTGGGTGGCCAAGTTTCTGGTGAAGGCTGATCTGTGCAAGTGTGTTGTGGTCCAGGTGAATATTTAGTCTTTCACCATGTATAAGTGAGTAGGGAAGGAATAAGTACAGTCTCACCCATTTACTGGTTTCCTCAGTTGTCTTTCACCATTGGAGTGGCCCACCCCTTGTCAATCTCCATCTTCCACTATGGGACCTCCCAGAGGAGCGAGAAGGAGCTGCTGGAGATCGTGAAAAAGGACTTTGACCTCTGCCCGGGCGTCATCACTAGGTAAAGTGTGCTCCTCAGTGGCTGCCCAACCGTTGCCTCTCGTTTTCATGGTTCCCAAGTTATCTTTTACATTTGCTCCTGTGTATCCTGAGTTTGGTCTTTTGCACTGTTAACATTAGAGAGGCTCATTGAGTTTGACTGAATATCCTCCTTTGTGTGTGGCAATGGTCTTACTCTGTCTCCTGTGCAATTCCAGAGAGCTGGACCTCAAGATGGCCATCTACCAGCCCAACGCCACCTATGGCCACTTTGGCCATGAGTCCTTCCCCTACTAAAtctttacacccccccccccccccttctttgGGCAGTAGGTGTAGATTACATTTCAACCTACTCAACCCATCGGAGGGAGTAGATGTACCAAATCCCCTCACTCCTAACCTCACACCCACTCCCAAAAGTAATCCCCCTCCAATGCCATTCTCCCCATACAACTCTACCTTCAGCCCTGttctttgctgtatttttttttattttatttttactttatgcgCCCTCTGCTCCTCTTCAGCTCTTTCTTCCTTCCTTACCTACTTGCTTGAAAGATCAGGTGATGGCACAAATGGGGTCAAAAGTTGTTCTGTGATGCTATGTATCGCAGGCTGAAGCACTAACCCCtaacttttttcttttactgACTAAAAGAGCTAATGGTCTAGGGTCCATTTTCCAGTTCCACCACTTTATGTGTACCATCGTGAATGGGATCAGAACCTATCATCAAATGTCGAAAACCAGACTTTTTACACATGCATACTTGGCGATGGTTTCATCTCAGTCACTGCAGTCATATTGATTTTATCTCTGATGTGTTACAGTGAAGCCAGAAGCTGCTACCAACTGTTGTGGTTCTGCAGGCCCGGCGACACAACCGTTCTCCTTTAGTCTTGATGGTGATAACATGGCGGAGGCAAGATTCATGAttcattcaagattcaagatattTATTTGTCCCATACATGTTTATATGGAGAGCatatgaccagcagtgaaatgttagttgctccatggacagtggaattattaaagaatacaaacacaagaaaattaatttaaaaatatgataTGGGAAaagttagagagaaaaaaaataataaaataagatttttataaaaaaaaaattgcaggacTGTATTCTGTAGACTTAATAAATATTAagaggttagattattgtaatgctttattgggtggttgttctgcacgcttagtaaacaaactacagctagtccaaaatgcagaagcaagagttcttactagaaccaggaagtatgaccatattagcccggtcctgtcaacactgcactggctccctatcaaacatcatatagattttaaaatattgcttattacttataaagccctgaatggtttagcacctcagtatttgaatgagctccttttacattataatcctctacgtccgctacgttctcaaaactcaggcaatttgataatacctagaatatcaaaatcaactgcgggcggcagatccttttcctatttggcgcctaaactctggaataacctacctaacattgttcggtaggcagacacactcttgcagtttaaatctagattaaagacccatctctttaacctggtttacacataacatactaatatgcttttaatatcaatatccgttaaaggatttttaggctgcattaattaggtaaaccggaaccgggaacacttcccataacaacctatgtacttgctacatcattagaagaatggcatctacgctaatatttgtctgtttctctcttgttccgaggtcaccgtagccaccagatccagtctgtgtccagatcagagggtcactgcagtcacccggatccagtacgtatccagaccagatgctggatcagcacctagaaaggacctctacatccctgaaagacagcggagaccaggacaactagagccccagatacagatcccctgtaaagaccttgtctcagatgaccaccaggacaagaccacaggaaacagatgattcttctgcacaatctgactttgctgcagcctggaattgaactactggtttcgtctggtcagaggagaactggccccccaactgagcctggtttctcccaaggttttttctccattctgtcaccgatggagtttcggttccttgccgctgtcgcctctggcttgcttagttggggacacttcatctacagcgatatcgttgacttgattgcaaataaatgcacagatactatttaactgaacagagatgacatcactgaattcaatgatgaactgcctttaactatcattttgcattattgacacactgttttgctaattaatgttgttcagttgctttgacgcaatgtattttgtttaaagcgctatataaataaaggtgacttgacttgacttgacactgagatacactgagtcaatacactttctatggccCCTGAATAGCAAACACTTGATACTGTGGACACATAGATAGTACACCAGTAGGAAAAACAACAGCAGAATTACTATTTCATTGATCCATAGCTAGGGTTTACCTAACAGGTTTCCGAACAATGAAAAATTGTTTTCAGTCATCTGGTGTAATTTTGATGAAAGATCAAGAATGTCTTCTCTGTTGGATCCAGTAACCCGGTGCAGCACTCAGGTCCGATAATGGTGCATGCTCCCCCTTGCATTGCAAGAATGTAATTCAAGGCCACTCTGTTCTGTAAGATCATTATATTGTGAGAAGCAAGAGTGTCTGAGATGTTACCAATGGCCAAAGCCGTATCGTTGGCTAGTTTCTGCACAGAATTTGATAAGCTTCTGACTTGATCAAGGGCCTTGATCAAGACAGGAAGAGTTCTTGACCACAATTTTTATGATGGCAATCTTGATCATGTTGATGGATAACTGAAGTTCCCGTATGTGATTCTCTgcattgtgtatttacattttcttccatGACAATTGGCTCGGTAGTGGGTCTAGTTGTCTTTTAGAGGGGGTTTTGATGTGTATTGATGTGTATGGGTCTCGAGACAGTGGTATCTGCACAgagtaagaaagaaaaacaaaagagcagcatttgttGTAAAAGACTGCAAACACTAGGGTTGTATCCTCCTTCTTTCCCTATTTCTTAATTATTGTGGCACCTAAAGAACAGTGAGGAAAGGATGGACTAGTGGGGGGAATCTTCACCGCAGGATTGGCCCCCAAAATCTGTTGCATTTGGTTCTTTCCTGGGCACCTCACTAGCCAGTGTGTCCTATCCTATCCCTGTAGGTGGTGTGCAAAATTTACTGTATGAAATCTCCATCCTCTAATGGAACATCAGTCATAGCAAACATCATAGCCCAAAAAGGACAAGTGAGTTACTGGAGTTTGCTGTAGTATAGCTTTGAAAGCTATGAGTATACTTAACTAGAGTTCTCTCGATGGGTTGCAGTTTTGTTACAATCTTTTATCTTTGTCGTATATTACGGTGAAAGTTAAGCACTCACAGCCCTAACAGTTAACACCTGAGCTACCTGCTCCAACAGTTCGGTGAAGTGGGGAAGGACTGCTTCAGAGTAATAAGTAGACTGTCTTGAGTAAAGCTGTTAGTTTCTCCTAAGGTCTTCTTGCTTTTCCCACACTTTTCACACACTGTCCAGTTTTTCACCACAGTAATGACAACTGCCCTCCTTgttaggacttttttttttttacgtttttgtgggttctctgtgttgacctgaaaCGAGGCTGCTGCAATCTTTACTCTGGCTTTGAAATCAGAGTCTCTTTCACAAGTAGCTAACTTGTCCAAGTTGTTTTGGAAGCTTCCAGTGGACCATGTAAGATCTAAGAATGGTAAAGCAGATCTGTACTCGGCTAAAAGTCCATCAAACCATGTTCAAACTAGTGGTCCTCTATGATTCATTACCCTCTCTGGAGTGTCAGTTATTCCACTGTAAGCTGCAGCTGACTGACAAAAAATCTTTCAGTGTATTCACAGACAGTTTCATCATTCTTCTGTACAAAACTAGTGACCTTTgaccaattaaatttttttggtttAACAATGTTCTTTAACTCTCTCAGAACTCCTTCTTTCAATTCATCTTTACTGGCATGTTGTAGTTCAGAAGTAACAGCAGACTGAAAACTgttgaattcagattcagttagaatttgtgacATAAGGTGTGACTTCTGCTAATGACATGTCATAGAGACACATTTTGCTGATCAATGCTCTTCTAAAATCAGTAAAATTTGTGCATGCTGAGGGTAAGCCCTGGGATAGTCTATCTATCTCTTTAGGTCTTAGTGCTTTGGAAATAGTTTGTACTTGGACAACAGAAGAGTTGGGAGGAACACTTTCAATTCCCTCAATTTTCTGAGATCTTCTCCTAGTGCCACATATCTTCACTAAATTTACAGGCACATCAGTTACTGATTGGACGGCTACATCCAATTTCACTTTCAAAGAAAGCTTGTAAGTCAAGATAATTGTTATCAAGATAATCAGTCTGACGAACTTCTTCCACATCAGTTTTTGCTGCAGCTTTGTTGCGGTTCAATTTCTTATTCAATGAGGCTACTCTAGCACAGAGCTCTTTGTTCTGTTCATCTAGCTTGGAGTTACACTGGGACCATTGTGTAGCTAGTGCTAAATTTAATTCTCTGTGGCAGCAGATAATGCCTTTCACATTGTTCTTGCTAATACATGATCCTAGTACCTTTTAACATTCTTCAATTGACCATACTTTTTCTGGATCTATAACAAATTTCTTTATCAAATCCAATCTGACTGACTCTGTCACTATTGAGTTTATGTGCTTTCCTAACAATGATTTGAACTCACTGTCTGTCCATGAAAGAGTAGCTAGTCCACCTTTCTCAGTTGTTAGAATCAGCTTAGCATTCATTCTcaacattttgtaagtttctttgtTTAGAAGGAGTTACACCGCACTCATGATCACCAAGGTGCCAgacaaacaaaactgaaaatctcAAAAAATAAACTGCCTGCACACTTGAATCCTTAAAGCAAATTTAATCACCAAGCTTTTGCACAAACGACCATCCTCAGGGCATCTAAGTTTCTTTGTTACCACACAATCAAAACACTAAAAACTTATCTGATCAACAGAGGGTATCAAATATTAGCACGTGATGCTAATCGTCCCTGCCTGAACAGAGGATAAACAATTCTTCCCTGCCGTACGCTAAACTTCCCTGCTGAAACAGAGGATAATGAATATTAACACTTAATGTTAATCTTCCCTGCCTAAACAGAAGATAACCTTCatcactaaaataattttttttagaggATAACTTAGCTAGCCAAGCCTTACAGATGACGGTGCATAGGATAAAAAATTGTACTGGTCTTAAAGGTTCTTTTGGATAGAGTTACACTCACCAACCCTTGGTTGTACAGAAAGATTCAGTTTGGAACGAAGTCAGATCTTTGTTGGGCTTGAAGTTTCAGTCTGGCTTCAGGTGAGAAGCTCTATCCGGATCACGGCACCAAAAACTGTTGGAAACTCAGaagcgaagaccaggagactcttgggtaatcttcagcaaaATTCTTTATTGAGAA
Protein-coding regions in this window:
- the LOC132104551 gene encoding S-adenosylmethionine synthase-like, translated to MSEIIVDTYGGGAFSGKDYTKLTLSVAYVARWVAKFLVKADLCKCVVVQLSFTIGVAHPLSISIFHYGTSQRSEKELLEIVKKDFDLCPGVITR